In a single window of the Terriglobus roseus genome:
- a CDS encoding RidA family protein produces MTRRMLASSAAAIGAAAFTPFARAAATVRKKVLAANPNATPKPPYSPAVAYGNLVFVSGKASYGAPDPKDIRACTKYALEEVAKELKNAGSSMENVLKVQVFLRNIEDYAAMNEVFAATFVKEPPARTTIAAIIPRESLVEIDVVAYI; encoded by the coding sequence ATGACCCGCCGTATGCTTGCCAGCTCTGCAGCCGCTATTGGTGCTGCCGCCTTCACGCCGTTTGCCCGCGCCGCTGCAACCGTGCGCAAGAAGGTACTTGCGGCTAACCCGAATGCGACGCCCAAGCCGCCGTATTCACCTGCCGTGGCGTATGGAAATCTTGTCTTCGTGTCCGGTAAAGCGAGCTATGGGGCACCAGACCCGAAGGACATTCGCGCCTGCACGAAGTACGCGCTGGAAGAGGTTGCGAAGGAACTGAAGAACGCGGGCTCATCCATGGAGAACGTGCTGAAGGTGCAGGTGTTCCTGCGCAACATTGAGGACTATGCCGCGATGAATGAAGTCTTTGCCGCGACCTTCGTGAAAGAACCGCCGGCGCGCACGACCATCGCCGCAATCATTCCGCGCGAGAGCCTGGTCGAGATCGACGTCGTCGCCTACATCTAG
- a CDS encoding RidA family protein, producing the protein MSNENSPKREYFSATNPFPNAAVYTPAVAFGDLVFLAGKTSWNAPDPTDIRSCAQHVLDGIEKELIHAGSSMEQVLKVTVYLRDIEDWDALNEVYVGRFGPNPPARTTIAAVLPRDSRVGIDVIAHR; encoded by the coding sequence ATGTCGAACGAGAACAGCCCGAAACGGGAGTACTTCAGCGCCACCAATCCATTTCCCAACGCCGCCGTCTACACGCCTGCCGTGGCCTTTGGCGACCTGGTCTTTCTTGCGGGTAAGACCTCGTGGAATGCACCGGATCCGACGGACATTCGCAGTTGCGCGCAGCACGTGCTGGACGGGATTGAGAAGGAACTGATCCACGCCGGATCCAGCATGGAACAGGTGCTGAAGGTGACGGTCTATCTGCGCGATATAGAAGACTGGGATGCTCTGAACGAAGTCTACGTCGGCCGCTTCGGTCCCAATCCGCCGGCTCGCACGACCATCGCTGCGGTTCTGCCGCGCGACAGCCGCGTCGGCATCGACGTTATCGCACACCGCTAG